A genomic window from Halomonas sp. LR3S48 includes:
- the ccoS gene encoding cbb3-type cytochrome oxidase assembly protein CcoS: MTILYLLIPLSLILLGLAVWAFFWAVKNDQFEDLEGPAHRILFDEDENDLTPAERDKRRQATQRHQADADDDGSAER; this comes from the coding sequence ATGACCATCCTCTACCTGCTCATCCCGCTCTCGCTGATCCTGCTCGGCCTGGCCGTGTGGGCCTTCTTCTGGGCGGTCAAGAACGACCAGTTCGAGGACCTCGAGGGCCCCGCCCATCGTATCCTGTTCGATGAGGACGAGAACGACCTGACGCCGGCGGAACGCGATAAGCGGCGACAGGCCACCCAGCGCCACCAGGCCGACGCAGACGACGACGGCTCGGCGGAGCGCTGA